The sequence CCAGGGCGCGGATGTCCCGCGAGGGGTCGCCTTCGAAGATGGCAATGTCGGCACGGAGGCCGGGCGCGATCCGGCCGAGGCGTTGCGATACCCCAAACCGCTCCGCCGGCGCGGTCGTCAGCGAGGCCAGGATCTGGGTGAAGGTCATTCCCGCTTCAGCCATCGACGCATATTCCGGTGACGGGTCTGGATCGACCGCGCCCAGGTCAGTTCCGAAGAGGACTGTGCCGCCGGCCCCGATCCACGCCCGCACCTGCCCCGCTGCAATGACGGCGATGCGTTCGCGCGCCGAGACACGGTCGTGACGAGCGAACTGCCTCCACAGCGCGAGCGTCGGCGTCAACGCCGCCCGCCGTTCCGCGATGGCGGCGAGCATCGGCGAATCCCATGCGCCGGAATCCGGCGTCGTGTGCGCGATGACGTCGACTCCGGCGCGCAGTGCGGCGAGCACGTCGGCGGCGCTGTTCGGGTGGACGAACGCGGGTCTGCCCGTATCGTGGGCGGCGTCGACCGCCGCGCGGATGGCGTTCTCCGGAAGGGAGCCGCTGCGCGGTGTAGACACGAACAGCTTGATGGCATCCACGCCATCCTCGAGAAGCTTTCGCGCGGCAGCGGTGGCCTGCGCGGCGTCCGCGATCTCCGGGGCCGGGAATTTCATGACGCCCATCATGGCGAGGACGATGTCCGGCGGCAGGCCGCCGGCCGGGAGCAGGCCTTCGCCGGTCGAGCGAATCCGCGGTCCCGGCACCTCCCCGGACTCGATGCGATCCCGGATGCACCGCGTGTTCGCCCACATCGAACCGGTGTCGAACACGCTGGTGAACCCGTACGCGGTGAAGGCGTCCCGGAGCTGCCGGTCCAGCTCCGTTGGAGGGATCGCTTCCGCCCCCGCCCACATCCGCTCGAAGAAATGAACGTGGCTGTTCCAGAGGCCGGCGGTGACGGCGCAGCCCGAGCAGTCGATCCGCTGTACAGCGGATGGAACCGGAGGATGACCGACCGACTCGATGACGCCGTCTCGCACCAGCACCGTGCCGTCGCGGACGACCTGGTCGCCAGGGCCGGGATGGATGGTCCCGCCCACCAGAGCCAGATCTCCCCCGGGCGCAGCCTTCATCGCAGAGTACTCATGACCCGCCCGCGCGAGAACGCAAGCGCCACGCGACGATCCGGAATAGAGTCGCTGGATGGCTTGCATCCGGAAAGAACTGCTGCTCGACGCGCGGCCGGAGGACGTCTGGTCGGCCGTGCGCGATTTCGGCGCGCCGCACGAGAAGCTCGTTCCGGGCGTGCTGGTGGACTCGCGGCTCGAACCGGGCGCGCGCGTCGTGACGTTTGCCAACGGGCTGGTCGTTCGCGAGTTGCTCGTCGAGCTGAACGACGAAACGCGCCGCCTTTGCTGGACGGCGCGCGGTGGCCGCGCCACGCATCACAACGCGTCGATGCAGGTGTACGCCGACGGCGCACGCACGCGGTTCGTCTGGGTCACCGACGTGCTCCCCGACGAGATTGTGCCGGCGATCTCCGCCCTCGTCGAAGCGGGCGCTGCGGCCATCCGGCGCAAGCTCGAACGCCCTCGCTGAAGCCGGATTGTGTTCGAAATCATTCGCCGCATCGCGCCGATGGGCCGACGCGAGGATTAGGCAATCGGATTCACTCGCTTGCAGTGGACGGCGAGGATGACGAGATCAGGCGACGCGGGGGCACTCTGTGGCGAGAGTGAGATCATGAAGCGGCGAATCCGCGTCGTTTCGCTCATCAATGAATTGCTCTTTGGCGGCGACGAGAGCCGGCTCCTTGCGTTCTCGCGGACGGTAAATGCGAAGGACTTCGATCATCGCGTGGTCTGCGTGAAGCGTCCGGACCGCGACTTCGACTCGCGCAACGGAACGATGCGCGCTCTGTACGCCCGCTCCGGCATCCCGGTCGCGGACCTGGGAGAAGGCTACCCAAACCTGGGCCGCGATGCGCGCCCGATGATGGCACTGAATCGCAGCCTGATGCTCACCCGATCGGTTGCCCGGTTCTGTCGCTATCTCCGGGAGCACGAGATCGACGTCATCGATGCGCACCTCGGCTCGGGCAGCCTGGTGGGAACGATCTGCGGCGCGTTGATGCGCGTTCCGGTGGCCATCACCACATATCAGGTCGAGCAATGGGACCCGCTCTGGCTGTGGCGCCGCGTACACCCGGCGGTGCTGCGCGGTGCCGATGCGGTCGTCACCGATTCCCAGGCTTGTGCGCAGGCGGTAAAGTCGTTCATGGGGCGCCCCGAAGCGGAGGTCAGGGTCATACCGAATGGCATAGAGCCGCCGTCGAGCGCGCGATCGCGCGCGGAGATGCGCGAAGTGCTCGGCCTGCCGGCGGACCCGCACGTCCGCGTCATCGGCCAGATTGCGACGTTGTTGCCAACCAAAGGGCAGGACGTGCTCCTCGAAGCCGCGAGTCGCGTCCTCGCCGAGGAACCCCACGTCGCCTTCCTGCTTCTCGGGTACCCGCGCGGCGGATCGTCGTACGCGGACGATTTGCGCCGGCAAGCGAAACGCCTCGGGGTCGACGGTCGCGTCTTCATTTGCGGCTATCCGGGAAAC comes from Deltaproteobacteria bacterium and encodes:
- a CDS encoding 4-alpha-glucanotransferase, which translates into the protein MQAIQRLYSGSSRGACVLARAGHEYSAMKAAPGGDLALVGGTIHPGPGDQVVRDGTVLVRDGVIESVGHPPVPSAVQRIDCSGCAVTAGLWNSHVHFFERMWAGAEAIPPTELDRQLRDAFTAYGFTSVFDTGSMWANTRCIRDRIESGEVPGPRIRSTGEGLLPAGGLPPDIVLAMMGVMKFPAPEIADAAQATAAARKLLEDGVDAIKLFVSTPRSGSLPENAIRAAVDAAHDTGRPAFVHPNSAADVLAALRAGVDVIAHTTPDSGAWDSPMLAAIAERRAALTPTLALWRQFARHDRVSARERIAVIAAGQVRAWIGAGGTVLFGTDLGAVDPDPSPEYASMAEAGMTFTQILASLTTAPAERFGVSQRLGRIAPGLRADIAIFEGDPSRDIRALAKARYTVRAGKVIHRTH
- a CDS encoding SRPBCC family protein, with protein sequence MACIRKELLLDARPEDVWSAVRDFGAPHEKLVPGVLVDSRLEPGARVVTFANGLVVRELLVELNDETRRLCWTARGGRATHHNASMQVYADGARTRFVWVTDVLPDEIVPAISALVEAGAAAIRRKLERPR
- a CDS encoding glycosyltransferase; its protein translation is MTRSGDAGALCGESEIMKRRIRVVSLINELLFGGDESRLLAFSRTVNAKDFDHRVVCVKRPDRDFDSRNGTMRALYARSGIPVADLGEGYPNLGRDARPMMALNRSLMLTRSVARFCRYLREHEIDVIDAHLGSGSLVGTICGALMRVPVAITTYQVEQWDPLWLWRRVHPAVLRGADAVVTDSQACAQAVKSFMGRPEAEVRVIPNGIEPPSSARSRAEMREVLGLPADPHVRVIGQIATLLPTKGQDVLLEAASRVLAEEPHVAFLLLGYPRGGSSYADDLRRQAKRLGVDGRVFICGYPGNNGDAWKVIDIHAHPTELDSLPQAIMEAMSLGIPSVVTPVGGIPTMVDHEQTGLIVPPRDGAALAQALLRLLREPETASRLGRAAQERYRQRYTTAIMTGALENLFAGLAN